In one window of Macrotis lagotis isolate mMagLag1 chromosome 5, bilby.v1.9.chrom.fasta, whole genome shotgun sequence DNA:
- the LOC141489510 gene encoding late cornified envelope protein 3C-like → MSCQQNKQQCQTPPKCQTPKCPPKVLPQAPYLPPVSSGCGASSGGCSSSGSEGGCCLFSHLHRSDGCRSRNSGSCGSGIGHLLQSNNFGGSSGGCGGGSGGCC, encoded by the coding sequence ATGTCCTGCCAACAAAATAAGCAGCAGTGCCAGACCCCTCCCAAGTGTCAGACCCCCAAGTGTCCTCCCAAGGTCCTTCCCCAGGCACCAtaccttcctcctgtctcttctGGCTGTGGGGCCAGTTCTGGAGGATGCAGCAGCTCTGGCTCTGAGGGTGGCTGCTGTCTGTTTTCCCATCTTCACAGATCTGATGGATGCAGGAGTCGGAACTCTGGCAGCTGTGGCAGTGGCATTGGGCATCTCCTGCAATCTAACAACTTTGGTGGTAGCTCTGGAGGCTGTGGTGGTGGCTCTGGGGGCTGTTGCTAA